The proteins below are encoded in one region of bacterium:
- a CDS encoding Glu/Leu/Phe/Val dehydrogenase: MDLFGHLRAYDYGEVHFKHDKASGLKAIVAIHDSRLGPALGGCRFLPYDTDEDAVVDALRLARGMTYKAALAGLAHGGGKSVLIRPKQHFDRVAMFRAFGKFVDDLGGHYITAEDSGTGLEDMEVIRTVTKHVTGVGPAHGGSGDPSPFTALGVRRGIEACVKFTMKRDSLDGVHVAVQGVGHVGYHLCKELHAQGAKISVADVDPLKAERAQREFGAVIVPLDQIFETECDVVAPCALGSALNDTTIPKIKARIVAGAANNQLAQPRHGDDLHARGILYAPDYAINAGGLVNVAQEVQGYDAAKSR; the protein is encoded by the coding sequence ATGGATCTCTTCGGGCACCTGAGGGCATACGACTACGGCGAGGTTCACTTCAAGCATGACAAGGCGTCCGGCTTGAAGGCGATCGTGGCGATCCACGACTCGCGCCTCGGCCCCGCGCTCGGCGGCTGTCGCTTCCTGCCGTACGACACGGACGAGGACGCCGTCGTCGACGCGCTGCGGCTCGCGCGCGGCATGACGTACAAGGCGGCGCTCGCCGGGCTCGCGCACGGCGGCGGCAAGAGCGTCCTCATCCGGCCGAAGCAGCACTTCGACCGCGTCGCGATGTTCCGCGCCTTCGGCAAGTTCGTCGACGATCTCGGCGGGCACTACATCACCGCCGAGGACAGCGGCACCGGCCTCGAGGACATGGAGGTCATCCGCACCGTGACGAAGCACGTCACCGGCGTCGGCCCCGCGCACGGCGGATCCGGCGATCCGTCGCCGTTCACCGCGCTCGGCGTCCGTCGCGGCATCGAGGCCTGCGTGAAGTTCACCATGAAGCGCGACTCGCTCGACGGCGTCCACGTCGCCGTCCAGGGGGTCGGCCACGTCGGCTACCACCTCTGCAAGGAGCTCCACGCCCAGGGGGCGAAGATCTCCGTCGCCGACGTCGATCCGCTGAAGGCCGAGCGCGCGCAGCGCGAGTTCGGCGCGGTCATCGTCCCGCTCGACCAGATCTTCGAGACCGAGTGCGACGTCGTCGCCCCGTGCGCGCTGGGCTCGGCGCTCAACGACACGACCATCCCGAAGATCAAGGCGCGGATCGTCGCGGGCGCCGCGAACAACCAGCTCGCGCAGCCGCGTCACGGCGACGACCTCCACGCGCGGGGCATCCTCTACGCGCCCGACTACGCGATCAACGCGGGCGGTCTCGTGAACGTCGCGCAGGAGGTCCAGGGGTACGACGCGGCGAAGTCGCGC
- a CDS encoding S8 family serine peptidase: MNGLETHASQTRKLVALACASLVALVACDGTGSPARPRAEVAESDDDDASPPIDDPAAAETTAEPAETPTQLGRACADGVRMPLGNAYTTLVCLPHLDAIHYWEAAAEWSAYDRAPVTVAILDLSFITDHPDIAPSVDITWNFLEAGCTTFDLGKSACRDVAPDVPERVPLPALGEEPIKLVHGTMLAGLIAGRGAPGRGIVGVNPSAKLDLFVRDLETDNLASLRFAVERRVDVISMSWPLGSQGGEKDVPEFRELLETATRQGTVVVMAAGNSRIDVDQRAVYPTRYSTIPGVIAVGSIDEDGDFYAQFSNYGPTYVELAAPGMAASSGGDFAEGRYSVQIGTSYSGPMVAGAVSRVVQYLKTKRAAYSAADVERLVLEGSATSPKLTRYFKDGRRLDMSTLLAHVKATLP; encoded by the coding sequence ATGAACGGCCTCGAGACCCACGCTTCGCAGACACGAAAACTCGTCGCCCTCGCGTGCGCGAGCCTCGTCGCGCTCGTCGCATGCGATGGCACCGGCTCTCCCGCGAGGCCGCGCGCCGAGGTCGCCGAGAGCGACGACGACGACGCCTCGCCGCCGATCGACGATCCGGCGGCGGCGGAGACGACCGCCGAGCCGGCGGAGACGCCGACGCAACTGGGCCGCGCGTGCGCCGACGGCGTCCGGATGCCGCTGGGGAACGCCTACACGACGCTCGTGTGCCTCCCGCACCTCGACGCGATCCACTACTGGGAGGCCGCGGCGGAGTGGTCGGCGTACGACCGCGCGCCGGTCACGGTCGCGATCCTGGACCTCTCCTTCATCACGGACCATCCCGACATCGCGCCGTCCGTCGACATCACGTGGAACTTCCTCGAGGCCGGCTGCACGACCTTCGATCTCGGCAAGAGCGCGTGCCGCGACGTCGCGCCCGACGTCCCCGAACGGGTGCCGCTCCCCGCGCTCGGAGAGGAGCCGATCAAGCTCGTGCACGGCACGATGCTCGCGGGGTTGATCGCGGGCCGCGGCGCGCCCGGCCGAGGCATCGTCGGCGTGAACCCCTCCGCCAAGCTCGATCTCTTCGTCCGCGATCTCGAGACGGACAACCTCGCGTCGCTGCGCTTCGCCGTGGAGCGACGCGTCGACGTCATCTCGATGAGCTGGCCGCTCGGCAGCCAGGGCGGCGAGAAGGACGTCCCCGAGTTCAGGGAGCTGCTCGAGACCGCGACGAGGCAGGGCACGGTCGTCGTGATGGCCGCGGGCAACTCGAGGATCGACGTCGACCAGCGCGCCGTCTATCCCACGCGCTACTCGACGATCCCGGGCGTGATCGCCGTCGGCTCGATCGACGAGGACGGGGACTTCTACGCGCAGTTCTCGAACTACGGCCCGACGTACGTCGAGCTCGCCGCGCCGGGGATGGCCGCGTCGTCGGGCGGGGACTTCGCGGAGGGCCGCTACAGCGTGCAGATCGGGACGTCGTACTCCGGCCCGATGGTCGCCGGAGCCGTCTCCCGCGTCGTCCAGTACCTCAAGACGAAGCGGGCCGCCTATAGCGCGGCGGACGTCGAGCGCCTCGTCCTCGAAGGCTCCGCGACGAGCCCGAAGCTGACGCGCTACTTCAAGGACGGCCGGCGCCTCGACATGAGCACGCTGCTCGCGCACGTGAAGGCGACGCTCCCCTGA
- a CDS encoding DUF4340 domain-containing protein produces the protein MSQSTKLYAGVIVLAALGGAIYYAKDKDSKIGTSSTTSAELPELKAPDELDKISVTNGDKGEIVLEKKGEKWAMTKPVEAPANQGNVDQLVKNLKDLKAKEVIVSTASEDSKKDYDFVAEKGVHVVAFKGGEKKVDLTFGSSGQRGQMAMVDGKPGIYAVTGYSSYLYTREPKGFRETEIFKYDDQNANGLVIEKKDGQLSFTKEGDKWSGTWKGRPIDRFDEEKVKDAVRAFKALTADDFGDGKTPADTGLDKPESTVTVQLKDNAGKFVVKVGGVSTGTNRWAMKEGSDTIYSIPSYSADWATAEVAKFQKAADAGAGDAPKKLDVPSIPGMPHGMPHGDDDGHGH, from the coding sequence ATGAGCCAGAGCACGAAGCTGTACGCAGGTGTGATCGTCCTCGCCGCGCTCGGCGGCGCCATCTACTACGCCAAGGACAAGGACTCGAAGATCGGGACCTCGTCGACCACGAGCGCGGAGCTCCCCGAGCTCAAGGCGCCGGACGAGCTCGACAAGATCAGCGTCACGAACGGCGACAAGGGCGAGATCGTCCTCGAGAAGAAGGGCGAGAAGTGGGCGATGACCAAGCCCGTGGAGGCGCCGGCCAACCAGGGCAACGTCGACCAGCTCGTGAAGAACCTGAAGGACCTCAAGGCCAAGGAGGTCATCGTCTCCACGGCCTCCGAGGACTCCAAGAAGGACTACGACTTCGTCGCCGAGAAGGGCGTCCACGTCGTCGCGTTCAAGGGCGGCGAGAAGAAGGTCGACCTCACGTTCGGCAGCTCGGGTCAGCGCGGTCAGATGGCGATGGTCGACGGCAAGCCGGGCATCTACGCCGTCACCGGCTACTCGAGCTACCTGTACACGCGCGAGCCGAAGGGCTTCCGCGAGACCGAGATCTTCAAGTACGACGACCAGAACGCCAACGGCCTCGTCATCGAGAAGAAGGACGGCCAGCTCTCCTTCACCAAGGAAGGCGACAAGTGGTCGGGCACCTGGAAGGGCCGGCCGATCGATCGCTTCGACGAGGAGAAGGTCAAGGACGCGGTCCGCGCGTTCAAGGCGCTCACGGCCGACGACTTCGGCGACGGCAAGACGCCCGCGGACACGGGCCTCGACAAGCCCGAGTCGACCGTCACCGTCCAGCTCAAGGACAACGCCGGCAAGTTCGTGGTGAAGGTCGGCGGCGTCTCGACCGGCACGAACCGCTGGGCGATGAAGGAGGGCTCGGACACGATCTACAGCATCCCGTCGTACTCGGCGGACTGGGCGACGGCCGAGGTCGCCAAGTTCCAGAAGGCGGCCGACGCCGGCGCGGGCGACGCGCCGAAGAAGCTCGACGTGCCGAGCATCCCCGGGATGCCGCACGGCATGCCCCACGGCGACGACGACGGCCACGGTCACTGA
- a CDS encoding GldG family protein — MERKKKAATESGAMLFILAAIVVAVNTLSYFMYWRKDMTKAEKYTLSEGSGRLIRSIKDGEKIEVEAYVTRGLPKLDAFVRDLRDLLQQYKEKGGGKFDYTIIEPKTEEERKKAEEAGLQKLQRIEGSDTEDKAEVAQGYMGLVFTYKTQREKIPVLSPDNNTGLEFWITNKIRELKDAGDKTKHKLGVLTGHDELKLSDANLVPGGGRQGGPTIQGIIGQYFPFYEIKEVDLKNGDAEVDEELDGLLITQPGKDLSEKELRRIDQFVMRGKSLAVLASAVNVKAGDPTMNATLDTHGLEKLLDGYGIVMNKDVVLEFGRPFRVRVDTLTGPRTMIFPQVLDVREDSRFTGDEVLLDTSFAAFFRIPQASFPFASSLTLKKDKQPQLGDKLRVIARSTPAALTETGDTVDLKPARQWRPKGNFQQHAIAATAEGKLKTAFPEGDKMGVETPAEASNNARVLVISSAQFFANPFVRSGQGPDLGQMGMMMPGGGGDEFLNAIAGPYVQLIGTTFILQTKNLLDWMTGDVDLLAASAKILMEPNLAYGDVVKPKAGEEMTEEQLKKEEDRIKKERKTRQYWIEGTMTLGIPLVFAGLGLVLWRIREARRQNVDLLAA, encoded by the coding sequence ATGGAACGCAAGAAGAAGGCGGCGACCGAGAGCGGCGCCATGCTTTTCATCCTCGCTGCGATCGTCGTCGCCGTGAACACGCTCAGCTACTTCATGTACTGGCGCAAGGACATGACGAAGGCGGAGAAGTACACGCTGTCGGAGGGCAGCGGGCGCCTCATCCGCTCGATCAAGGACGGTGAGAAGATCGAGGTCGAGGCGTACGTCACGCGCGGCCTCCCGAAGCTCGACGCCTTCGTCCGCGATCTGCGCGATCTCCTCCAGCAGTACAAGGAGAAGGGCGGCGGCAAGTTCGACTACACGATCATCGAGCCGAAGACGGAGGAGGAGCGCAAGAAGGCCGAGGAGGCCGGGCTCCAGAAGCTCCAGCGGATCGAGGGCTCGGACACCGAGGACAAGGCCGAGGTCGCGCAGGGCTACATGGGCCTCGTCTTCACCTACAAGACGCAGCGCGAGAAGATCCCGGTCCTCTCTCCGGACAACAACACCGGCCTCGAGTTCTGGATCACCAACAAGATCCGCGAGCTGAAGGACGCGGGCGACAAGACGAAGCACAAGCTCGGCGTCCTCACCGGTCACGACGAGCTCAAGCTCTCCGACGCGAACCTCGTCCCGGGCGGCGGCCGTCAGGGCGGCCCGACCATCCAGGGCATCATCGGTCAGTACTTCCCGTTCTACGAGATCAAGGAGGTCGACCTGAAGAACGGCGACGCCGAGGTCGACGAGGAGCTCGACGGCCTGCTCATCACGCAGCCGGGCAAGGACCTCTCCGAGAAGGAGCTCCGCCGCATCGACCAGTTCGTCATGCGCGGCAAGAGCCTCGCCGTGCTCGCCAGCGCGGTCAACGTGAAGGCCGGCGACCCGACGATGAACGCGACGCTCGACACGCACGGGCTCGAGAAGCTCCTCGACGGCTACGGCATCGTCATGAACAAGGACGTCGTCCTCGAGTTCGGCCGTCCGTTCCGCGTCCGCGTCGACACGCTCACCGGTCCGCGCACGATGATCTTCCCGCAGGTGCTCGACGTCCGCGAGGACAGCCGCTTCACCGGCGACGAGGTCCTGCTCGACACGAGCTTCGCCGCGTTCTTCCGCATCCCGCAGGCGTCGTTCCCGTTCGCCTCGTCGCTGACGTTGAAGAAGGACAAGCAGCCCCAGCTCGGCGACAAGCTGCGCGTCATCGCGCGCTCGACGCCGGCGGCGCTCACCGAGACCGGCGACACCGTCGACCTCAAGCCGGCGCGCCAGTGGCGCCCGAAGGGCAACTTCCAGCAGCACGCGATCGCCGCGACCGCGGAGGGCAAGCTCAAGACCGCGTTCCCCGAGGGCGACAAGATGGGCGTCGAGACGCCGGCCGAGGCCTCGAACAACGCGCGCGTGCTCGTCATCTCGTCGGCGCAGTTCTTCGCCAACCCGTTCGTCCGCTCCGGGCAGGGCCCCGACCTCGGCCAGATGGGCATGATGATGCCCGGAGGCGGCGGCGACGAGTTCCTCAACGCGATCGCCGGGCCGTACGTCCAGCTCATCGGCACGACGTTCATCCTCCAGACGAAGAACCTCCTCGACTGGATGACGGGCGACGTCGACCTCCTCGCCGCGAGCGCGAAGATCCTCATGGAGCCGAACCTCGCCTACGGCGACGTCGTCAAGCCCAAGGCGGGCGAGGAGATGACGGAGGAGCAGCTCAAGAAGGAAGAGGACCGCATCAAGAAGGAGCGCAAGACGCGGCAGTACTGGATCGAGGGGACGATGACCCTCGGCATCCCGCTGGTGTTCGCCGGGCTCGGCCTGGTCCTCTGGCGCATCCGCGAGGCGCGCCGCCAGAACGTCGATCTCCTCGCCGCCTGA
- a CDS encoding ABC transporter permease subunit produces MSSESTIEKATKDKSRAAEEAEERDEDEEDDEARDEGEGSDDGDSGDDDSDDGDSDGGGSDDVATKPMSMIDASPKEKAALDRPSSLAMTWTITRRELAAYFNSVITYIVISASMVGLGLFFYMYKGGFWQVDRVTMQRMFDFLPFALCFLVIPLFTMRTLSDEKRVGTIELLITMPVKDSEVILGKYFAALAIVTVQLALVVLYPIAMFKWPWHLGELDWGAFWVGMSGLFFLSATGTAVGLMYSSFTESQILSFFATMLTLTGIYALGTLSAVESLQGWPGDAISFISLQSRFEPFARGLLDSRAIVYFVSIAVLCLVVAFHALERRKWT; encoded by the coding sequence ATGAGCAGCGAGAGCACCATCGAGAAGGCCACGAAGGACAAGTCCCGCGCCGCCGAGGAGGCCGAGGAGCGCGACGAGGACGAGGAAGACGACGAGGCGCGCGACGAGGGCGAAGGCTCGGACGACGGCGACTCGGGCGACGACGACTCCGACGACGGCGACTCCGACGGCGGGGGCAGCGACGACGTGGCGACCAAGCCGATGTCGATGATCGACGCGTCGCCCAAGGAGAAGGCCGCCCTCGATCGCCCGAGCTCCCTCGCGATGACGTGGACCATCACGCGCCGCGAGCTCGCCGCCTATTTCAACTCGGTCATCACGTACATCGTGATCTCCGCGAGCATGGTGGGGCTCGGCCTGTTCTTCTACATGTACAAGGGCGGGTTCTGGCAGGTCGACCGCGTGACGATGCAGCGCATGTTCGACTTCTTGCCGTTCGCGCTCTGCTTCCTCGTCATCCCGCTCTTCACGATGCGGACGCTCTCGGACGAGAAGCGCGTCGGGACGATCGAGCTCCTCATCACGATGCCGGTGAAGGACAGCGAGGTCATCCTCGGCAAGTACTTCGCCGCGCTCGCGATCGTGACGGTGCAGCTCGCCCTCGTGGTGCTCTACCCGATCGCCATGTTCAAGTGGCCGTGGCACCTCGGCGAGCTCGATTGGGGCGCGTTCTGGGTCGGCATGAGCGGCCTCTTCTTCCTGTCGGCGACGGGGACGGCGGTGGGCCTCATGTACTCGAGCTTCACGGAGAGCCAGATCCTCTCGTTCTTCGCGACGATGCTCACGCTGACGGGCATCTACGCGCTCGGCACGCTGAGCGCCGTCGAGTCGCTCCAGGGCTGGCCCGGCGACGCGATCTCCTTCATCAGCCTCCAGTCGCGCTTCGAGCCGTTCGCGCGAGGCCTGCTCGACAGCCGCGCGATCGTCTACTTCGTGTCGATCGCCGTCCTCTGCCTCGTGGTCGCGTTCCACGCGCTCGAGCGCAGGAAGTGGACCTGA
- a CDS encoding ATP-binding cassette domain-containing protein, which yields MIYASGLTKRYGSFKALDDVSFEVNKGEVVGFLGPNGAGKSTTMRILTCFISPTGGTAKVRGHDVFDDTLSVRANLGYLPQRAPLYLEMTVYEYLQFAARIRNIDASKFKQRARTVVEICGLAQSLSKEIRQLSHGYRQRVGLAQALIHDPPILILDEPTSDLDPNERTEFLNYLKQIGKDRTVLLSTHNLKEVEAACARAIIVSRGRVVADGPLDEIRAKSGRVRYVVSIQESVGDAPYRGKGTPPRQTEVEHALNSLPGVKKVNELPTDDRAHAYELAGEDGSDLRPEIFRMIADKGWVLLELHRDTQTLEDVFRQLTIGDERRNRQLGPVRDDDRRARDEDDDDEEEEEDDDEDESDDDEDSDSDDSDADDDGKRNKR from the coding sequence ATGATCTACGCGAGCGGCCTGACGAAGCGATACGGCTCGTTCAAGGCGCTCGACGACGTCAGCTTCGAGGTCAACAAGGGTGAGGTCGTGGGCTTCCTCGGGCCGAACGGCGCCGGGAAGTCGACCACGATGCGGATCCTGACCTGCTTCATCTCGCCCACCGGCGGGACGGCGAAGGTCCGCGGCCACGACGTCTTCGACGACACCCTCTCGGTTCGAGCGAACCTCGGCTACTTGCCGCAGCGCGCGCCGCTCTACCTCGAGATGACGGTCTACGAGTACCTCCAGTTCGCGGCGCGGATCCGCAACATCGACGCGAGCAAATTCAAGCAGCGCGCGCGCACGGTCGTCGAGATCTGCGGCCTCGCGCAGTCGCTCTCGAAGGAGATCCGGCAGCTGTCGCACGGCTATCGCCAGCGCGTCGGCCTCGCCCAGGCGCTCATCCACGACCCGCCGATCCTCATCCTCGACGAGCCGACGAGCGATCTCGATCCGAACGAGCGCACCGAGTTCCTCAACTACCTGAAGCAGATCGGAAAGGACCGCACGGTCCTCCTCTCGACGCACAACCTCAAAGAGGTCGAGGCCGCGTGCGCCCGCGCGATCATCGTCTCCCGCGGTCGCGTCGTCGCCGACGGCCCGCTCGACGAGATCCGCGCCAAGAGCGGCCGCGTCCGCTACGTCGTCTCGATCCAGGAGTCGGTCGGCGACGCGCCCTATCGCGGCAAGGGCACGCCCCCGCGCCAGACCGAGGTCGAGCACGCGCTCAACTCGCTCCCCGGCGTGAAGAAGGTCAACGAGCTCCCCACGGACGATCGCGCGCACGCCTACGAGCTCGCCGGGGAGGACGGGTCGGATCTCCGCCCCGAGATCTTCCGCATGATCGCCGACAAGGGCTGGGTGCTCCTCGAGCTCCACCGCGACACGCAGACCCTCGAAGACGTCTTCCGCCAGCTGACGATCGGCGACGAGCGGCGCAACCGCCAGCTCGGCCCGGTCAGGGACGACGATCGCCGCGCCCGCGACGAAGACGACGACGACGAGGAAGAAGAAGAGGACGACGACGAGGACGAGTCGGACGACGACGAGGACTCGGATTCGGACGACTCCGACGCGGACGACGACGGCAAGAGGAACAAGCGATGA
- a CDS encoding right-handed parallel beta-helix repeat-containing protein translates to MVRTPLLPVALLSWSVLFAAAATGCSSDDDEGALAPPDGVSCASVAGASDESSLVSGLANVGAGGCVVLTGSVTSSVPIVIDGVTLVGAKGTRPVLTAAPGTGGAITVTGDGSQLGNLDVTGARGVGVAIVARDVKVFDVVVSGAEKAAVAVVPGSEGASSATLTDVVLEKNAYGLYVGGAGVEVTMSGGRVSENGGSSLSAGAGVVTTDGAKLTLDGVTVEKNEGTGVLLDGASTRAVIAASTISENRERGVWAQGLQGTLDAPALRIEETELSKNRIVGMGGIALKGIIIVGGSVKETVASPVPTNLAATELIGDGVGIFGGSTDFKIERTNFAANGRAAGVVDGSEVGIIIVGGKVEPGDSGLKFVVQNSKADVQIPDADKSTTTSPLGISAPKIQVPSAL, encoded by the coding sequence ATGGTCAGAACCCCCCTCCTCCCCGTCGCCCTCCTCTCTTGGTCGGTCCTGTTCGCCGCGGCCGCGACCGGCTGCAGCTCGGACGACGACGAGGGCGCGCTGGCCCCGCCCGACGGCGTGTCGTGCGCGTCGGTCGCCGGCGCGTCGGACGAGTCGAGCCTCGTCTCCGGCCTCGCCAACGTCGGGGCCGGCGGGTGCGTCGTCCTCACGGGCAGCGTGACGTCCTCCGTCCCGATCGTGATCGACGGCGTGACGTTGGTCGGCGCGAAGGGGACCCGGCCGGTCCTCACGGCCGCGCCCGGGACCGGCGGGGCGATCACCGTCACCGGCGACGGTTCGCAGCTCGGCAACCTCGACGTCACGGGGGCGCGCGGCGTCGGCGTCGCGATCGTCGCGCGGGACGTCAAGGTGTTCGACGTCGTCGTGTCCGGCGCCGAGAAGGCGGCGGTCGCCGTCGTCCCGGGGAGCGAGGGCGCGTCGAGCGCGACGCTGACCGACGTCGTCCTCGAGAAGAACGCCTATGGCCTCTACGTCGGCGGCGCGGGCGTCGAGGTGACGATGTCCGGCGGTCGCGTGTCGGAGAACGGCGGCTCGTCGCTCTCGGCGGGCGCGGGCGTCGTCACGACCGACGGAGCGAAGCTCACGCTCGACGGCGTGACGGTCGAGAAGAACGAGGGCACGGGCGTGCTCCTCGACGGCGCCAGCACGCGCGCCGTGATCGCGGCGTCGACCATCTCGGAGAACCGCGAGCGTGGCGTCTGGGCGCAGGGCCTCCAGGGGACGCTCGACGCGCCGGCGCTGAGGATCGAGGAGACCGAGCTCTCGAAGAACCGCATCGTCGGCATGGGCGGGATCGCGCTGAAGGGCATCATCATCGTCGGCGGGTCGGTGAAGGAGACCGTCGCTTCGCCCGTCCCGACCAACCTCGCCGCGACCGAGCTCATCGGCGACGGCGTCGGGATCTTCGGCGGCTCCACCGACTTCAAGATCGAGCGGACCAACTTCGCCGCCAACGGCCGCGCCGCCGGCGTGGTCGACGGCAGCGAGGTCGGCATCATCATCGTCGGCGGCAAGGTGGAGCCGGGCGACTCCGGGTTGAAGTTCGTCGTCCAGAACAGCAAGGCCGACGTCCAGATCCCCGACGCCGACAAGAGCACCACGACCTCACCGCTCGGGATCAGCGCGCCGAAGATCCAGGTCCCCTCGGCGCTCTGA
- a CDS encoding tetratricopeptide repeat protein, whose translation MQGGTGRTVRVALLAAALAASVAVRPAGAQPTPGSSPASSYADLLHADREGESFVARQLREAKTYPYLDRGNRLLAQGRREEARAELAAYLERDPADVKVRYEYGVLLASLGDAAGAARAMTRVLAQQPGFAPALLYRANARQRLGEQAGALADFRAAARHRGLTPADRTAALDAAANVAVALGRRDVALQVLGDLRDAPADPARDLMSAQLLAEAGRGDEAMAILSRLAAGTATPAQKREALQRLSVLATTSGKLAEARAAGEQALALGPDDPALLRQLAEIARRQGDDAAALAYLQRSARLEPSPDTTRAEVYAAERAGDDARAAELLRGLIAADPVGSPAAVRDRASLAVVEARRGRHAAAADAWLQAFEASQGANPEFLVRAARARAAAKKARWLAREAIGHSNLGQAKLALGEHEVAASELDRACRLADEGGFLDVLADSARALAEVELARANVAEAASRARAAIEAAERSKNAMFVALAHATAMDVFLAAMHTTRSREAFEQARRHKEEAYARLIELGQKNAAESLAKRYGQGSNATVDT comes from the coding sequence GTGCAGGGAGGGACGGGGCGCACCGTACGCGTGGCCCTTTTGGCGGCGGCCCTCGCCGCGAGCGTCGCCGTGCGGCCGGCGGGCGCGCAGCCGACGCCCGGGTCGTCGCCGGCGTCGTCCTACGCCGATCTGCTGCACGCCGACCGTGAGGGGGAGAGCTTCGTCGCGCGCCAGCTGCGCGAGGCGAAGACGTACCCCTATCTCGACCGCGGCAACCGGCTCCTGGCGCAGGGCCGGCGCGAGGAGGCGCGCGCCGAGCTCGCGGCCTACCTCGAGCGCGATCCCGCCGACGTGAAGGTGCGCTACGAGTACGGCGTGCTGCTGGCGTCGCTCGGCGACGCGGCGGGCGCGGCGCGCGCGATGACCCGCGTCCTCGCGCAGCAGCCGGGGTTCGCCCCGGCGCTGCTCTACCGCGCCAACGCGCGCCAGCGCCTGGGGGAGCAGGCGGGGGCGCTGGCCGATTTCCGCGCCGCAGCGCGCCACCGCGGCCTCACGCCCGCCGACCGCACCGCGGCGCTCGATGCGGCCGCGAACGTCGCTGTCGCGCTCGGCCGACGCGACGTCGCACTGCAGGTGCTGGGCGATCTGCGGGACGCCCCGGCCGATCCGGCGCGCGACCTGATGTCCGCGCAGCTGCTCGCCGAGGCCGGCCGTGGTGACGAGGCGATGGCGATCCTGTCACGGCTCGCCGCGGGTACGGCGACGCCGGCGCAGAAGCGCGAGGCGCTCCAGCGTCTGTCCGTGCTCGCGACCACGAGCGGCAAGCTCGCCGAGGCGCGTGCGGCCGGCGAGCAGGCGCTGGCGCTGGGTCCCGACGATCCCGCCCTGCTGCGCCAGCTCGCCGAGATCGCGCGCCGCCAGGGCGACGACGCGGCCGCGCTCGCGTACCTCCAGCGTTCCGCCCGCCTGGAGCCGTCCCCCGACACCACGCGGGCCGAGGTCTACGCCGCCGAGCGCGCGGGCGACGATGCACGCGCCGCCGAGCTCCTGCGCGGCCTCATCGCGGCCGACCCCGTCGGGTCGCCCGCGGCGGTACGGGACCGGGCGAGCCTCGCCGTCGTCGAGGCGCGGCGGGGCCGTCACGCGGCCGCGGCCGACGCCTGGCTCCAGGCGTTCGAGGCGAGCCAGGGAGCGAATCCCGAGTTCCTCGTGCGCGCCGCGCGCGCGCGCGCCGCCGCGAAGAAGGCGCGCTGGCTCGCGCGCGAGGCGATCGGTCACTCCAACCTCGGGCAGGCCAAGCTGGCGCTCGGCGAGCACGAGGTCGCGGCCTCCGAGCTCGATCGCGCGTGCCGCCTCGCCGACGAGGGCGGCTTCCTCGACGTCCTCGCCGACAGCGCGCGCGCCCTCGCGGAGGTCGAGCTCGCCCGCGCCAACGTCGCCGAGGCGGCCTCTCGCGCGCGCGCGGCGATCGAGGCGGCCGAGCGCTCGAAGAACGCGATGTTCGTGGCGCTGGCCCACGCGACGGCGATGGACGTCTTCCTCGCGGCGATGCATACGACGCGGAGCCGCGAGGCGTTCGAGCAGGCCCGCCGGCACAAGGAAGAAGCCTACGCCCGCCTGATCGAGCTCGGACAGAAGAACGCCGCGGAATCCTTGGCAAAACGTTATGGCCAGGGAAGCAATGCCACCGTCGACACGTAA